TTTTTCGACCATTTCTTTTCGTTTTTCCCGGTAGCCTTCTGGATTTAAGACAACATTTAAAAATTGCTGACTGTATCGATTAGCTACCAATTGTGTGAGAAGCTGGAGCGCATTGAGGGTTTGTCCATGTTTTCCAATCAACATTCCCGCTGAATCGCTACTAATCTCAATTATGCAGTTTCTGGAGGTTTTTTTGACGTTCGTATGAATCGAAATCCCCATTTCACGGCTAACATTTGTAATAAAATGAACCGCTTCCTCTACAGGGTCAACTATTTTTGTAACTTTTACAACTGCGGGTTTTCCCTTAAAGATTCCTAAAAATCCTTTTTTACCTGGTTCAATTATTTCTACATTTGTTTGATTTCGCTCTACTTCTAAAGCA
The genomic region above belongs to Priestia megaterium and contains:
- the jag gene encoding RNA-binding cell elongation regulator Jag/EloR, which gives rise to MNEITITAQTIEAAVQEALNALEVERNQTNVEIIEPGKKGFLGIFKGKPAVVKVTKIVDPVEEAVHFITNVSREMGISIHTNVKKTSRNCIIEISSDSAGMLIGKHGQTLNALQLLTQLVANRYSQQFLNVVLNPEGYREKRKEMVEKLALKIANQAIKTNRSVQLEPMPSHERKMIHQALAKNSLVETQSVGKEPKRSILVQPVAKKH